The following is a genomic window from Campylobacter lari subsp. lari.
GCTACTTTAATGCCAAATATCCATTCAAGAACACTTGTGCTAGATGTTGGAGCAAATGTTGATTGTAAAAGTGAGCATTTATTTCAATTTGCTATTATGGGTGAAGCCTATGCTAAAGAGATTTTAAAAATTGCTAAACCTAGAGTTGCTTTACTATCAAATGGCGAAGAAGAATGTAAAGGAAATGAGCTTACTAAAGAAACTCATCAACTCTTAAAACAACTTCCAAATTTTGTCGGAAATGCCGAAGGTAGAGATATCTTTAATGGTACTATAGATGTATTAGTATGCGATGGATTTAATGGGAATATTTTACTTAAAACAGGTGAAGGTGTAGCAAGTGTTATTACAAAGCTTCTAAAACAAGAAATTCAAAAATCTTTTTTAGCAAAACTAGGCTATCTTTTAGCAAAACCAGCCTTTAATGAACTAAAAACTCATATTGATTATGAAGAATATGGTGGAGCTCCACTTTTGGGCGTAAAAGAATGTGTCATTATCAGTCATGGTAAAAGTGGTCCAAAAGCTATAAAAAATGCTATTTTTCAAGCATTAAATTTCACACAATCAAATATAAATCAAACTATAGAAAAAGAACTTTCTAATTATGAAATCAACTAAAGCTTCCTTAAAAAGTATAGCTTCTTATGTTCCTACAAAAACTCTGAGTAATTTTGACTTAGAAAGAATGGTTCAAACTAGCAATGAGTGGATATTAAGAAGAACTGGTATAGAACAAAGACATATAGCAAATGATGATGAAAACACAAGCGATCTTGGCACTAAAGCAGCTATTAAGGCTATACAAAGAGCTAATTTAAGTCCTCAAGATATAGATGCGATCATCGTAGCTACTTTAAGCCCTGATTATTTTACCATGCCATCAACTGCATGTAAAATCGCTCATAATTTAGGCTTAAAAAATATCACCGCTTTTGATATTTCTGCCGCATGCTCAGGATTTATTTATCTTTTAGAACTTGCAAAATCTATGGTTGAAAGTGGTGCTAAAAAAAATGTATTAATCATAGGGGCTGAAAAAATTAGCTCTATTATGGATTATACCGATAGAAGCATTTGTGTATTATTTGGTGATGGGGCTGGGGCTGGAGTTGTATCATTAGATGATAATTTTCCTATTATAGATACCCATACTGCAAGTGATGGAGAATTTGGAGATTTATTAATGACTCAAAGAGCTCAAAAAAGCAGTGTTTGTTCTCCACTTTCCATGCAAATGAAAGGGAATGAAGTATTTAAAATCGCAGTAAATACTCTAAGTAATGATGTTATTGACATTCTTGCTAAAAACAACATCAAAAGTGAAGAAATTGATCTTTTTATACCTCATCAAGCTAATTTAAGAATTATTAAGGCCGTACAAGAAAAATTAAATTTCAAAGATGAACAATGTGTAGTTACTGTTCAAAAATATGGCAATACCTCAGCCGCTTCAATCCCTATGGCAATGAATGATGCTTATGAACAAGGTCGTTTAAAACAAGGTTCATTGGTACTACTTGATGCTTTTGGTGGTGGTTTTACTTGGGGCTCAGCACTACTTCGTTTTGGTGGAGAAAATAACAAATAGGTTTTTTACTTATTTGTTATTTAAAAGTTCTAATTTGATCCAATACAGACTTTCTAGTTTGATTATCTGAAGAATCTACGCGAATATAAAATTCAACTCTATTGTTTATCTCATCTTCTTTGTTTGCACTCAAAGGATAATTTTCACCAAAACTAACCACTATAAGCTGAGCTGGATTAATCCCTCTAGCAATCAAATAATCAGCCACAACTTGAGCTCTTTTACTTGCTAAATCAAAATTTCTTTTAGGATCTTTATCACTTGCATCAGTATAACCTCTAAGCTCTATTTGAGCTTGTTTTGGCATTCTTTTTAACACTTCACTAATACGCTTTAAAAAATCTTGCACATCAGCTGAATTTATTTCTACACTAGCTCTTGCAAATTCAACTCTTGCAGGTAAATTTAAAACGATATTATTTTCTCTTTGATCTAATGCCGCTTTTAGTTTTTCTATATTTTCTTGTTGAGTGATACTCAATTTTTTAAGTTTTTCAAGCTCTTCAACATTTGCATTAGATGGTGCACTGTATTTATTATGCACTTCACTTTCTTTTTCCAAAGGATTTGAAGCGGTAAATTCAAAAATTTTAACAAATTCAGTTTTTAAAGCCTCGGTTTTAGCAGGATTACTTTCAGAAATCGCCCAAAGAGCGATAAAAAGAGCCAAAAGCAAACTTAAAAAGTCTGCATAAGGCACGGCCCATTTTTCACCCGCTGGACATTCTGGACATTTGTGTTTTTTTCCCATTTTTAACTCTTACTTATCAAATTGAGAAATTCTAGGCTCACCTTGTCCAAGATAGTTAAACAATTTAGCCTCTAAATCTCTAGGGTTAGCTCCCTCTGCAATACTCACTATAGCATGCGAGATAACTATCCTTTCTTTAATGAGCTCATGAGCATTTGCTTTGATTTTATGCCCCCAAGGACCAAATAAAGCATAAGCACCAAAAATCCCCGTTACTGTTGCAGTAAATGCCCCTGCAATACCTGCTGCCATAGCTTGAGGATCATCTAAAAGTTGCAAAGCAAGCATAAGTCCCATAACTGCACCAACAAGTCCCATAGTAGGACAAGTTTCACCAAAACGGATCCAGTATTCCGCACATTCCTTATAATACTCTTCCATTTCTTCTATTTGGATTTCCATGCTTTCTTTAATCTCTTCTACACTCTTACCATCAACCATCATCATCATGGTTTCTTTTAAAAACTCATTATCAATTTCATTAGTTTTTGACTCTAAAGCCAAAAGCCCATCTCTTCTTGCTATAACAGAGTATTCTACAAGTTCAGCTATCCTCTGGCTTAAATTTACCCCTGCACCTTTAAAGGCTAGTTTTAATTCTTTATAAGCTGCTTTGACAAATTTTTTATGAGTTGCTGTCATCGCACAAAAAGCCGCAGTTGGAACCACGATCAAAAACGAACTTAAGTGCAAAACATGCAAAGGATTACCACCCTCTAAAATATCTCCCACAGAAATACTAACAACAGCTAATACCATCCCAAGTATGGTTGAAAGATCCATTAATTATTCTCCTTATTTTAATGTGCCCCAATTTTTGGCAATACTTGATGAAGTTTTTAATTTAACTTTTAATTTTACAATATTTTCCATAATATCACTAGCATTTTTTGCAAATTCATCACAAAATTCATCTTTTACTTCAAAAATAAGCTCATCATGGATTTGCAAAATCAAGCGTTTGTTCTCATCTAAATCTTTTGCAATTTCTATCATTGCAAGTTTTATTATATCAGCAGCTGAACCTTGAAGTATAGAGTTAATGCTTTCTCTTTCATACATTGCAATTTGCATAGGCTTTGCATTTTCAAAGTCAAAATAACGCTTACGGCCTAGTAAAGTCTTTATAAAACCATTTTGCTTAGCTTCATTTTTTACTTTTTCAAAATAAGTTTTTATACTAGTA
Proteins encoded in this region:
- the plsX gene encoding phosphate acyltransferase PlsX, producing the protein MTSIAIDAMGGDFGEKPIIEGVIQALKEREFKAILVGDPQKLKTLIPQELNSYIEYEEAFDVFAMDENSTDALKRKDSTIYKAIDLVRNQKAKAIVSAGHSGATMSLATLRLGRLANIARPAIATLMPNIHSRTLVLDVGANVDCKSEHLFQFAIMGEAYAKEILKIAKPRVALLSNGEEECKGNELTKETHQLLKQLPNFVGNAEGRDIFNGTIDVLVCDGFNGNILLKTGEGVASVITKLLKQEIQKSFLAKLGYLLAKPAFNELKTHIDYEEYGGAPLLGVKECVIISHGKSGPKAIKNAIFQALNFTQSNINQTIEKELSNYEIN
- a CDS encoding beta-ketoacyl-ACP synthase III, coding for MKSTKASLKSIASYVPTKTLSNFDLERMVQTSNEWILRRTGIEQRHIANDDENTSDLGTKAAIKAIQRANLSPQDIDAIIVATLSPDYFTMPSTACKIAHNLGLKNITAFDISAACSGFIYLLELAKSMVESGAKKNVLIIGAEKISSIMDYTDRSICVLFGDGAGAGVVSLDDNFPIIDTHTASDGEFGDLLMTQRAQKSSVCSPLSMQMKGNEVFKIAVNTLSNDVIDILAKNNIKSEEIDLFIPHQANLRIIKAVQEKLNFKDEQCVVTVQKYGNTSAASIPMAMNDAYEQGRLKQGSLVLLDAFGGGFTWGSALLRFGGENNK
- the motB gene encoding flagellar motor protein MotB; translation: MGKKHKCPECPAGEKWAVPYADFLSLLLALFIALWAISESNPAKTEALKTEFVKIFEFTASNPLEKESEVHNKYSAPSNANVEELEKLKKLSITQQENIEKLKAALDQRENNIVLNLPARVEFARASVEINSADVQDFLKRISEVLKRMPKQAQIELRGYTDASDKDPKRNFDLASKRAQVVADYLIARGINPAQLIVVSFGENYPLSANKEDEINNRVEFYIRVDSSDNQTRKSVLDQIRTFK
- the motA gene encoding flagellar motor stator protein MotA, which gives rise to MDLSTILGMVLAVVSISVGDILEGGNPLHVLHLSSFLIVVPTAAFCAMTATHKKFVKAAYKELKLAFKGAGVNLSQRIAELVEYSVIARRDGLLALESKTNEIDNEFLKETMMMMVDGKSVEEIKESMEIQIEEMEEYYKECAEYWIRFGETCPTMGLVGAVMGLMLALQLLDDPQAMAAGIAGAFTATVTGIFGAYALFGPWGHKIKANAHELIKERIVISHAIVSIAEGANPRDLEAKLFNYLGQGEPRISQFDK